The proteins below come from a single Polymorphobacter fuscus genomic window:
- a CDS encoding LuxR C-terminal-related transcriptional regulator, whose protein sequence is MGSKVSLAIIGRNEIVREGLSRILVDQGFDIVATSVDADALRDMAIGRLALDLIIIDAPSKAEGHAACRSLRTDFPTARIVLLGEDFSVQTTSETMSVGADGYLAKHISCEPLARSLQLVASGEKVVPSQTVLAMIAADWSRPSGGMSSLTMPSDVRLSERERGVLRCLTRGDANKQISRELDITEATVKVHVKAIMRKLGVLNRTQAAILAVTRGLVESPVVQSVTRSAAQAARAC, encoded by the coding sequence ATGGGGTCGAAAGTTTCACTTGCCATCATCGGCAGAAATGAAATCGTTCGGGAGGGGTTAAGTCGCATTCTTGTCGACCAGGGGTTCGACATCGTGGCGACCAGCGTCGATGCCGATGCGTTGCGTGACATGGCGATCGGCCGGCTCGCACTCGATCTCATCATCATTGATGCGCCGTCGAAGGCGGAAGGCCATGCTGCCTGCCGATCGCTGCGCACCGATTTTCCCACGGCGCGGATCGTGTTGCTGGGGGAGGACTTCAGTGTCCAGACCACGTCCGAAACCATGTCGGTCGGGGCCGACGGCTATCTTGCCAAGCATATTTCCTGCGAGCCGCTGGCCCGGTCGCTGCAGCTGGTCGCATCGGGCGAAAAGGTGGTGCCATCGCAGACCGTCCTCGCGATGATCGCGGCCGACTGGAGCCGGCCGAGCGGCGGAATGTCGTCGCTGACGATGCCGAGCGACGTGCGGCTGTCCGAGCGGGAGCGCGGCGTCCTGCGTTGCCTGACGCGGGGTGATGCCAACAAGCAGATATCGCGCGAACTGGACATCACAGAGGCGACGGTCAAGGTCCATGTCAAGGCGATCATGCGCAAGCTGGGCGTGCTTAACCGCACCCAGGCGGCAATTCTTGCCGTGACGCGCGGCCTGGTCGAATCGCCCGTCGTGCAATCGGTGACGCGGTCCGCGGCGCAGGCCGCACGCGCCTGCTGA
- a CDS encoding potassium-transporting ATPase subunit F encodes MARLIQKANTMTFDTSLGAIVAAAILLYLLAVLARPDRF; translated from the coding sequence ATGGCGCGTCTTATCCAGAAGGCGAACACCATGACATTCGACACGTCTCTCGGCGCCATCGTGGCGGCCGCGATCCTCCTTTACCTGCTCGCCGTGCTGGCGCGCCCCGATCGCTTCTGA
- a CDS encoding methyltransferase domain-containing protein — protein sequence MVKIMENVRMVQALLNPSDRMFLKAALVAHEKRPEADCPCCGFHGKFESTGLRLRLDARCPSCGALERHRLLALSMARGFVDFHGKDVLHFAPDAIIVKMVADQGPTCNETADLEPGRADRILNIEALALPDASLDRIICSHVLEHVDDQRALAEMWRVLRPGGAIVIMMPVIEAWRETYENDVIGTPAERERHFGQWDHLRWFGADVRQRIRAQKFECREFVAGGPDSASHNLIRGETVFLAVKL from the coding sequence ATGGTCAAGATCATGGAAAACGTCCGGATGGTCCAGGCGCTGCTGAACCCCAGCGACCGGATGTTCCTGAAGGCCGCGCTGGTTGCGCATGAAAAGCGTCCGGAAGCCGATTGTCCGTGTTGCGGCTTCCACGGCAAGTTCGAATCGACCGGGTTGCGGCTGCGGCTGGACGCGCGTTGCCCATCATGCGGTGCCCTGGAACGCCATCGCCTGCTGGCGCTGTCCATGGCGCGCGGCTTCGTCGATTTCCACGGCAAGGATGTGCTGCATTTCGCGCCCGACGCCATCATCGTCAAGATGGTCGCCGATCAGGGGCCGACGTGCAACGAAACCGCCGATCTGGAACCGGGTCGGGCCGACCGCATCCTCAATATCGAAGCGCTGGCCTTGCCCGACGCCTCGCTCGACCGCATCATCTGCTCGCATGTGCTGGAACATGTCGATGACCAGCGTGCGCTCGCCGAAATGTGGCGGGTGCTGCGACCGGGCGGCGCGATCGTCATCATGATGCCGGTCATCGAGGCGTGGCGCGAAACCTACGAAAACGATGTCATCGGGACGCCCGCCGAACGCGAACGCCATTTCGGCCAATGGGACCATCTGCGCTGGTTCGGTGCGGACGTCCGACAGCGGATCCGCGCGCAGAAGTTCGAATGTCGGGAGTTTGTTGCCGGCGGGCCGGACAGCGCCAGCCACAATCTGATCCGCGGCGAAACGGTGTTCCTGGCCGTCAAGCTATGA